The Couchioplanes caeruleus nucleotide sequence GGAAATGAGTCGGCCGCACGCGATGAAGCTAGGCAGATCCGACGGCGGGCGTCGGGGCGGCTGTGGATACCCACGCGTTGTGGATAACCGGCGGCCGTGGTGGCCGAGCCCGGTAGAAAGGCATGACCGATCGACGGCGGGGCGGAGGTGCGCCGGCTCATGGCAGGCCCGACCGATCGCCCAGGAGGCCGAGTGTCGGCCGGCTCACGGCAGGGTTGACCTGCGCTGGGGCGAGCCCCGGTGCGTCTGGTTCACGGCTTGCGTGGTCGACGACCGGGGCTGCCCTCAGTGAAAGCAGCCAACGGCGCGGCCCGACGTCAGGCGCCCGGGGCGCGGCCCTGGGTCAGGCGTCCGGGCACGGCCCTGGGTCAGGCGCCCGGGCACGGCCCTGGGTCAGGCGCCCGGGGGCCTGGGGTCACGCCCGCGCGGCCTGCGGTTAAGCCGCCGGTGCTGCGGCGCGGGGTCAGGAAGCGGTTGAGGCAGCCGGCGACGAGGTCGTCGACGAAGAGGAGGAGGACGACGATGAAGGTGTCGAGGCCGCGGCCGGTGTCGTGGACGTCGTCGAGGACGCGTCCGACTTGCCGTCCGTCGGGGTCGTCGAGGACGACGGCTTGTCCGTGCTCACGCTGCCGGAGCGCGAGTCGTTGCGGTAGAAGCCGGAGCCCTTGAAGACGATTCCTACGGAGTTGAACACCTTGCGCAGCTTGCCGCTGCAGGCGGGGCATTCCGTCAGCGCCGGGTCCGAGAAGGACTGCACCCTCTCGAGCTGCTCCCCGCACTCCGTGCATGCGTACTGGTACGTGGGCACTGGTCCTCCGCGTCGATACTCAGGGCTTGGCACTCGCCGTCTCAGAGTGCCAATGCTGCGTCATCGGAGTTTATTTCGTCCAGTCCGGCGTCGCACTGAGGCCCTCCGCAGGTGTGATGACGGCCCGTACGCGGCGGTCATGAGGCTCCGACGGCACGGAGTCGAGCAGCTCACCGTCGTGCAGCAGGGCCACGGTGAGAGCCGTGAGGTCCACGCGGGCGAGGGCGCGGTCGTAGGAGCCTCCGCCGCGGCCCATGCGTACGCCGTGCCGGTCGACTGCGAGGGCGGGGACGACCACGAAGCCGGCTCGTGAGATCGCCGTGGGGCCCAGGCGGGGGCCTGCCGGTTCGAGTAGTCCGCGCGCACCGGGACGCAAGGAGCCGGGGCCTTCGTAGCGGACCCAGTCCAGATCACCGTCTGCCAGTAGTGCAGGGAGTAGGAGCAGGGAGGTCGGCGGCAGTGCTTCACACAGAACGTCGGGCAGCTCCGGGCCGCCCGGCTCCGAGCCGATCGGGACATAGGCGGCGATGACTGTGGGTGACTCTTGGCGTACGAGGGGAATCAGCGCCTCGTGGACCGCGGTCGCGGCCGAAGTGAGGGTTTCCGGCGGTTTTGATCTACGTGCTGCGAGCAGGCGATTGCGGAGGGCTACCTTCTCGGCTCTAGATCTTTGTGCATCACGGGTCAAATCGGGCATGCAACACCCCCTTTGGAAGACCGGTAAACGGTGCGCACTATGTCAGCATCGCTGGAAAAGAAGGCCACTTCCAGGAGGACGTGTGACTCTGCGTGGCCGACTCACTACTGCCTTCCTGGTGGTCGTGCTCGGCCCGGTTCTGCTCGGATCCTTCTTCATCGGGATGACCGTCGCCACGGTGAGCGGGGACCGGACGGTCGAGCGGCTCGATCATGCCGCAACGACGGTACGCACGGCGATGGGCGCCATGTGCCGGCAGCTCCAAGCGGTCGCGGATGCCGTGGCAGTGCTCCCGCCGGACGATCGGCACGCTGCCGCCGAGCAGATGGTCACCCGTGGGCTCGCCGCCGACGTGCGGATCGCCGGAGGCCCCGTTGCGCCCGGAGGGATGGCCGGCATGGCGGCCCTGCCCTCCGCCGCATACCAGGGCGAGCGGGACTGTGCGGGCGGGCAGGTGGCCGACGATGCCATGCCCGTCACGGCCATTGCCGCGTACGCCGTACAGGGCGATGTCACCGTGGCCGCCACGGAGCGGGTCGACAGTGCCTTCATCTCTCGGCTCGGCGGTACCAGTGGCGCCGCCGTCAGCCTCCAAGCCTCCGCGGGGGGCCCGTACGCCCGGAAGGTCGAGGCTTCTCCCGGGCAGCCCCTGCCTCTGGTGGTCACCGTGCCCGGAAGCGAGCCGACCGTCCTCTACGTCGTGCTGGCCGTGGCGGTGGTGGCGGTCGCCGGAATCGCGATCGTGGCGGCGCGGTGGCTGGCGCGGTCCACCACCCGACCGCTCGAGGAGCTCGCGTGGGCCGCCGGGAAGGTGGCTGACGGCGAACTGGGCGTACGGGTGCCGGTCGGGCGGGACGACGAGATCGGGCAGCTCGCCGGGACGTTCAACCGGATGACGCGGGAGCTGCAGACGTACGTGCAGGCGCTGACCGCGAGCCGTGACCAGCTCCGGGGGCATCTGGCGATCCTGGGCGACACCCTGTCGAGCACGCACGATCTGCACCGGATCCTCCAGGTCATCCTGCAGACCGCGCTGTCCGCGACCGGGGCGCGTGCGGGTGTCGTCCTGCTCATCGACCCCGACGAGAACTGCCTCGTCGCACGGTGTGCCGAAGGGCTGACCGGGCCGTGGGACGTGCCCACGGAAGAGATCAGTTCGCTTCGCGTACGGCTGGGGCAGGGGATTCTCGGGGCCGTCGCTGCCGGCGGCGAGCCGCGGCGT carries:
- a CDS encoding FmdB family zinc ribbon protein — protein: MPTYQYACTECGEQLERVQSFSDPALTECPACSGKLRKVFNSVGIVFKGSGFYRNDSRSGSVSTDKPSSSTTPTDGKSDASSTTSTTPAAASTPSSSSSSSSSTTSSPAASTAS
- a CDS encoding 5-formyltetrahydrofolate cyclo-ligase, encoding MPDLTRDAQRSRAEKVALRNRLLAARRSKPPETLTSAATAVHEALIPLVRQESPTVIAAYVPIGSEPGGPELPDVLCEALPPTSLLLLPALLADGDLDWVRYEGPGSLRPGARGLLEPAGPRLGPTAISRAGFVVVPALAVDRHGVRMGRGGGSYDRALARVDLTALTVALLHDGELLDSVPSEPHDRRVRAVITPAEGLSATPDWTK